From one Planococcus citri chromosome 3, ihPlaCitr1.1, whole genome shotgun sequence genomic stretch:
- the LOC135841711 gene encoding probable tRNA(His) guanylyltransferase — MLNKCVTAVKRIFPNICTNHYKYFSSSTTMAKSKYEYVKNFESEDRCLPNCWIVVNLDGKCFQRFAEMHGFEKPNDKRSLELMSRSAAAVMEEIREIVLAYGQSDEYSFVFRKDTSIFNRRTEKILTVVNSLFAAAFVFYWKNFFGFANMLYPPAFEGHVYLFPSELNLKDYLSWRQAELHANNLYSSAFWAMVLKGKLSPKEAEDKLRPIAYVSHKHELILKDYGIVYNNEPILFRKGTTLVRKLVPMPGDGKFHQVVFPLCIDLTNEEFWRENSEILGLKPLPIFKPGNNPGFPIKRQINDMNGADVSMKPTIKPPDVCNTNDPKIKTFDRRIPDTNSKMKQDSIGK; from the exons ATGTTGAACAAATGTGTTACGGCAGTGAAGCGTATTTTTCCTAACATATGCACAAACCATTATAAGTATTTCTCATCGTCGACAACCATGGCTAAAAGCAAGTACGAATACGTGAAGAACTTCGAATCGGAAGACAGATGCTTGCCCAACTGTTGGATCGTCGTCAACTTGGACGGTAAATGCTTTCAAAGATTCGCCGAAATGCACGGCTTCGAGAAACCCAACGACAAACGTTCCTTAGAATTAATGTCCCGATCAGCGGCCGCTGTGATGGAAGAAATTAGAGAAATCGTATTAGCTTATGGCCAAAGTGACGAGTACAGTTTTGTGTTCAGAAAAGATACCAGCATTTTCAATAGAAGAACTGAGAAAATCCTTACCGTAGTCAACAGCTTGTTCGCAGCGGCGTTCGTATTTTATTGGAAGAATTTCTTCGGTTTCGCCAACATGCTGTATCCGCCAGCTTTCGAAGGCCACGTTTATTTATTCCCTTCCGAGTTGAACTTGAAAGATTATCTAAGCTGGCGACAAGCTGAATTACACGCCAACAATTTATACAGTAGCGCATTTTGGGCGATGGTCCTCAAAGGAAAATTATCTCCGAAAGAA GCTGAAGATAAATTACGACCAATCGCGTACGTCTCACATAAACACGAACTCATATTAAAAGACTACGGTATAGTCTATAACAATGAGCCGATACTGTTTCGTAAAGGTACCACGTTAGTGAGAAAACTAGTCCCGATGCCAGGCGACGGTAAATTTCACCAGGTCGTATTCCCATTATGTATCGATTTGACCAACGAAGAGTTTTGGcgtgaaaattctgaaatactCGGTCTGAAACCGCTGCCTATCTTCAAGCCGGGTAATAATCCCGGATTTCCTATCAAACGCCAAATCAACGATATGAACGGTGCAGACGTATCGATGAAACCCACCATCAAGCCTCCGGATGTGTGCAATACGAACGACCCGAAAATCAAAACCTTTGATCGAAGGATACCCGACacgaattccaaaatgaaacaAGATTCGATAGGAAAATAA
- the Dbp80 gene encoding DEAD-box helicase Dbp80 codes for MSQSAPASENAAPRPLSAANADQITARVNAIKLANERKQQKESSTESKQNGEATPSTSTASTSNATPNEAGGSGEQPSSSASTSSSVNQPSEGESDDVITVAEKSYMQKIIRTKLINNKYDLEIKRKDPSSPLYSVKSFEALHLKPELLRGVYLMGFNAPSKIQETAVPTLLADPPQNMIAQSQSGTGKTAAFVLAMLSRVNPSLNHPQALCLSPTYELAVQTGEIVAKMASYLPEIIIKFALRGEDPPTGKEQIIIGTPGKVVDWGVKMRCLDLRKLSVFVLDEADVMIATQGHQDQSLRIRKLLSPKCQMMLFSATYDNEVMEFAEMMVPNAVVIKLRREEESLDNIKQYFVKCKNPQEKYLAMKNIYGICTVNQAMIFCQTKKTAGWLCEEMTKEGHGVALLTGDLTVEQRITILDRFREGKHKVLITTNVLARGIDIEQVTFVVNFDLPVDKFGNADCETYLHRIGRCGRFGKTGISINLIDSEECYKIMKQIQEHFSVNIKLLDPYDLDQMEKLENS; via the exons ATGTCTCAAAGTGCTCCTGCATCGGAAAACGCTGCACCGCGTCCATTATCTGCTGCCAACGCCGATCAGATCACCGCTCGA GTCAACGCTATCAAACTCGCCAACGAACGTAAACAGCAAAAGGAGTCTTCTACAGAATCGAAACAGAATGGCGAAGCGACTCCATCGACATCGACGGCGTCGACTAGTAACGCTACCCCTAACGAAGCCGGTGGTAGCGGCGAACAGCCATCATCTTCGGCCAGCACATCATCGAGTGTAAATCAACCTTCGGAAGGTGAATCCGACGACGTTATTACCGTAGCTGAGAAATCGTATATGCAAAAGATCATCAGAACTAAGCTCATCAATAATAAATATGATTTGGAAATCAAGAGAAAAGATCCGTCTTCTCCGTTATACTCTGTGAAATCTTTCGAAGCTTTACACCT tAAACCAGAACTGTTGAGAGGTGTTTATTTGATGGGATTCAATGCGCCTTCTAAAATCCAAGAAACAGCTGTACCAACTCTATTAGCCGATCC ACCGCAAAATATGATAGCTCAGTCTCAATCCGGTACCGGTAAAACCGCAGCATTCGTTTTGGCCATGTTGAGTCGAGTTAATCCTTCATTAAATCATCCTCAG GCGTTATGTTTGTCGCCAACGTACGAATTAGCTGTCCAAACAGGTGAAATAGTTGCTAAAATGGCGTCATATTTGCCGGAAATCATAATTAAATTTGCTCTCAGAGGAGAAGATC CACCAACTGGTAAAGAACAGATTATCATTGGTACCCCTGGTAAAGTGGTCGATTGGGGAGTGAAAATGAGGTGTTTAGATTTACGTAAATTGAGCGTTTTCGTTTTGGATGAAGCTGATGTTATGATTGCCACCCAAGGCCATCAAGATCAAAGTTTAAGAATTAGAAA ACTTCTTTCTCCAAAATGTCAAATGATGCTGTTTTCCGCCACTTACGATAACGAAGTAATGGAATTCGCTGAAATGATGGTTCCTAACGCTGTCGTCATCAAGTTACGCAGAGAAGAGGAATCTTTAGATAATATCAAACAATACTTCGTGAAATGTAAGAATCCTCAAGAAAAGTATCTCGCTATGAAAAACATCTATGGAATTTGTACCGTCAATCAGGCTATGATTTTCTGTCAA ACGAAAAAAACCGCTGGTTGGTTGTGCGAAGAAATGACCAAAGAAGGTCACGGTGTTGCATTGTTAACGGGAGATTTAACCGTCGAACAGAGAATCACAATTTTAGATCGCTTCCGAGAAGGCAAACATAAAGTTTTAATTACTACCAATGTTTTAGCCAGAG GTATTGATATCGAACAGGTGACATTCGTGGTCAATTTCGACCTACCCGTTGATAAATTTGGTAACGCTGATTGCGAAACCTATCTGCATAGAATTGGTCGATGCGGAAGATTCGGCAAGACCGGAATATCAATTAATTTAATCGACAGTGAAGAGTGTTATAAAATCATGAAGCAGATACAAGAACATTTCT CTGTGAATATCAAACTCCTCGACCCGTACGATTTAGATCAGATGGAGAAACTAGAAAATAGTTGA